From one Streptomyces sp. SCSIO 30461 genomic stretch:
- a CDS encoding DUF4291 domain-containing protein: MVHVKRCDHPDPVTQPKHQIRALHTNSTITVYQAYSPEIGLVAARDGRFPAVWQRDRMTWIKPSFLWMMYRCGWGTKEGQEHVLAVEITREGFEWALRHACLSHYEHGLHTDRNTWRRQLKRAPARVQWDPERDLHLRPLPHRSLQLGLAEEAARLYADEWIVSIADVTPLARTIHAHVQGGELDAAQQLLPHERPYPVSDEILTHLHR; this comes from the coding sequence ATGGTGCACGTGAAGCGGTGTGATCATCCTGATCCAGTGACACAACCCAAGCATCAGATCAGAGCCCTGCACACGAACTCGACGATCACCGTCTACCAGGCATACTCGCCGGAGATCGGTCTGGTGGCGGCCCGAGACGGTCGATTCCCGGCAGTGTGGCAGCGGGACCGGATGACGTGGATCAAGCCGTCATTTCTGTGGATGATGTACCGCTGCGGGTGGGGCACCAAGGAAGGTCAGGAGCATGTCCTCGCCGTCGAGATCACCCGGGAAGGCTTCGAGTGGGCACTGCGGCACGCCTGCCTGTCCCACTATGAGCACGGACTCCACACCGACCGCAACACATGGAGGCGCCAACTGAAGCGGGCTCCTGCCCGGGTTCAATGGGACCCCGAACGCGACCTGCATCTTCGGCCCCTACCCCACCGATCGCTACAACTCGGCCTCGCCGAGGAAGCCGCACGTCTCTACGCCGACGAGTGGATCGTCTCCATCGCCGACGTCACGCCGCTGGCCCGCACGATCCACGCCCATGTACAGGGCGGAGAGCTGGACGCCGCCCAGCAACTCTTGCCGCACGAACGCCCCTATCCCGTGAGCGATGAGATTCTGACTCACCTACACCGATAG
- a CDS encoding cytochrome P450, whose amino-acid sequence MSLTAIPVAKGRVPGLGHLPRLLRDPLGALRSLHTEGPVLRLQVATMPVVLVTSPEAVHEVLVNGKAFNKGRMFDRVRSFSGNGLASSDGAYHRRQRRLIQPMFYKERLAGYAETIGKQARALADSWSDGQVIDAHDVMGSYAIGVLTKTLFGADIGAPAIRAVQEDVPLLNSYLLRRAIAPESFDRFPIWKAFDQASARMRAVFDDAIAATRASEPEARGDLLSLLLSARDETGASLTDQEVRDELTTMLFAGSETVVSTLAWTLYYLGRHPEVEQELLAEIDEVIGDRQITFADVPRLPSVGRVLDEVIRLHGVVATMRRTTEEVTIGGYTIPADTEVLLSFYALHRRPDLYPDPNRFDPGRWLPEETAARPRQHVVPLGAGAHKCIGDKFAWMEATITLATILPRWQLRSVPGSKPPKEAVAAVAHPVRVPMVIRQRQDRGRSQ is encoded by the coding sequence GTGTCACTGACAGCCATACCCGTTGCCAAGGGGCGCGTCCCGGGCCTCGGCCACCTGCCGCGACTGCTGCGCGATCCCCTGGGGGCTCTGAGATCCCTCCACACCGAGGGGCCTGTCCTCCGTCTTCAGGTCGCCACCATGCCTGTGGTCCTGGTAACGAGCCCCGAAGCCGTTCACGAAGTGCTGGTCAACGGCAAGGCCTTCAACAAAGGCCGCATGTTCGACCGGGTCCGCTCCTTCTCCGGCAACGGACTGGCCAGCTCAGACGGCGCCTACCACCGACGGCAGCGGCGGCTGATCCAACCCATGTTCTACAAGGAGCGCTTGGCGGGCTATGCCGAGACAATTGGCAAGCAGGCACGCGCGCTCGCTGACTCATGGAGCGACGGGCAGGTCATCGACGCTCATGATGTGATGGGCTCTTACGCCATCGGCGTCTTGACGAAGACGCTCTTCGGTGCCGATATCGGTGCTCCGGCGATCCGGGCTGTCCAAGAGGATGTTCCCCTCCTCAACAGCTACCTGCTGCGCAGAGCGATCGCCCCGGAGTCTTTCGACAGGTTCCCGATCTGGAAGGCGTTCGACCAGGCCTCGGCGCGCATGCGAGCCGTATTCGACGATGCCATCGCCGCTACCCGGGCATCCGAACCAGAGGCCCGCGGCGACCTGCTGTCCTTGCTGCTCTCCGCACGTGACGAGACCGGCGCGAGTCTCACTGACCAGGAAGTACGCGATGAACTGACGACGATGCTCTTCGCCGGGTCCGAGACCGTCGTGTCAACCCTCGCCTGGACGCTGTACTACCTTGGCCGGCACCCTGAGGTGGAGCAGGAACTGCTGGCCGAGATCGATGAGGTGATCGGCGACCGCCAGATCACCTTCGCCGACGTGCCACGCCTGCCGAGCGTCGGCCGCGTCCTGGACGAGGTCATCCGCCTTCACGGGGTGGTCGCGACGATGCGACGTACCACCGAGGAAGTCACCATCGGCGGCTACACCATCCCAGCGGACACGGAGGTTCTCCTCAGCTTCTACGCACTCCACCGGCGTCCCGACCTGTACCCGGATCCGAACCGATTCGACCCCGGCCGATGGCTCCCCGAGGAGACGGCAGCACGACCGCGGCAGCATGTCGTCCCCCTGGGCGCAGGCGCCCACAAGTGCATTGGTGACAAGTTTGCGTGGATGGAAGCCACGATCACCCTGGCGACGATCCTGCCCCGATGGCAGCTCCGTTCGGTCCCCGGCAGCAAGCCTCCGAAGGAGGCGGTCGCCGCCGTGGCACACCCCGTACGTGTCCCCATGGTCATCCGTCAACGCCAGGATCGTGGGCGATCGCAATGA
- a CDS encoding transposase family protein encodes MTSITYTATLDVGRETAESLARLLREHRERLGTRNGTRALGVFKQGVLVLRWFVDGTRLAQLARDNGVSVPTAYRYSHEGLTVLADHAPDLSTALERAASAGYTHLNLDGTVIRAGRVAAPGPNGADLWWSGKHKHHGGNVQVISAPDGWPIWVSPVRPGREHDTTCSRTHGLVDALNRLASTLDIPTLTDLGYESAGDGFRHPVKKPKGGELDDGQQAFNSVIRGVHAVAERANALLKVTFKALRRVSLDPSGITRIARAALVLLQMEHGCTTWPKITNRHETLPRRVH; translated from the coding sequence TTGACCAGTATCACCTATACCGCAACACTCGACGTCGGTAGGGAGACCGCCGAGTCTCTCGCCCGACTCTTGCGCGAGCACCGCGAACGGCTCGGCACTCGCAACGGGACCCGCGCTCTGGGCGTCTTCAAGCAGGGTGTCCTGGTGCTGCGGTGGTTCGTCGACGGGACGCGGCTGGCCCAACTCGCCCGGGACAACGGGGTTTCGGTTCCCACCGCGTACCGCTACTCGCACGAAGGGCTGACCGTGCTCGCCGACCACGCCCCGGATCTGTCCACCGCGCTGGAACGGGCGGCGTCCGCCGGCTACACCCATCTCAACCTGGACGGCACCGTCATCCGTGCCGGCCGCGTCGCCGCCCCCGGCCCCAACGGCGCCGACCTCTGGTGGTCCGGGAAGCACAAGCACCACGGCGGCAACGTCCAGGTCATCTCCGCCCCCGACGGCTGGCCGATCTGGGTCTCCCCGGTCCGCCCCGGCCGCGAACATGACACCACCTGCTCCCGCACCCACGGCCTGGTCGACGCCCTCAACCGGCTCGCCTCCACCCTTGACATTCCCACCCTGACCGACCTCGGCTACGAAAGCGCCGGCGACGGCTTCCGCCATCCGGTCAAGAAGCCCAAAGGCGGCGAACTCGACGACGGGCAGCAGGCGTTCAACTCAGTCATCCGAGGCGTCCACGCGGTCGCCGAGCGGGCCAACGCCCTACTCAAGGTCACCTTCAAGGCCCTGCGCCGGGTCAGCCTCGACCCCAGCGGCATCACCCGGATCGCCCGAGCCGCCCTCGTCCTGCTCCAGATGGAACACGGGTGCACCACCTGGCCGAAGATCACGAACCGTCACGAGACGTTACCGAGAAGGGTTCACTGA
- a CDS encoding thiazolylpeptide-type bacteriocin → MMAKTELATLADEILELESETFEISDYSDAAEVVLAGSCSSSSTSTCSSTTSTTSCSA, encoded by the coding sequence ATCATGGCCAAGACCGAGCTCGCCACCCTCGCCGACGAGATCCTGGAGTTGGAGTCGGAGACCTTCGAGATCTCGGACTACTCGGACGCGGCCGAGGTCGTACTCGCCGGTTCGTGTTCGTCCTCCTCGACCTCGACCTGCTCCAGCACCACCAGCACCACCTCCTGCAGCGCCTGA
- a CDS encoding VOC family protein, which yields MTSRFTELVVDCRDPERLAAFWCEVLDFKVIDRSAGRVEIGSWVPTVQDVRARQMPPTLLFIQVPEGKTVKNRLHLDVSPIDGSTEDEVTRLIGLGATKTDVGQGCIGGPGRPA from the coding sequence ATGACAAGTAGGTTCACCGAGTTGGTCGTTGACTGCCGTGATCCGGAGAGGCTCGCGGCCTTCTGGTGCGAGGTCCTGGACTTCAAGGTGATCGACCGGAGCGCGGGCAGGGTCGAGATCGGTTCCTGGGTGCCGACCGTCCAGGATGTTCGGGCCCGTCAGATGCCACCCACCCTGCTGTTCATCCAGGTACCCGAGGGCAAGACCGTGAAGAACCGGCTTCACCTCGACGTCAGCCCGATCGACGGCAGCACCGAGGACGAGGTGACCAGATTGATCGGCCTCGGCGCTACCAAGACGGATGTGGGCCAGGGCTGTATCGGCGGCCCAGGCCGCCCGGCATAA
- a CDS encoding glycosyltransferase 87 family protein, with protein MINPRTLVTGLLLATLTITLALTVRHDGYVTDSVGLACWYGACWLLFALAVRFLRKVSVRHAVAMVLGGSVIIAATGLMAPPRTSSDSYRYAWDGRVQAAGISPYDHPPASPALAELRDPWLFPAGTDCAGPERARIPGPVGEIRCTRLNRPRVHTIYPPVAEGYFVLVHALSPDDSRHKPLQMGGALLSVGVTGVLLLALRRRGDPRDAAYWAWCPAVPIEAVNNAHADVLAVLLGVAGLAAVARHRTLGGALLGAATAAKLLPALLLPGALSGVRRWRDAAAIVIPAAAVVALTYLPYVLLSEGSVLGYLGGYVEEEGYEDSSARSRYALLRLVLPGSWAVPAVAVVMLCVVVHVLLRGDPGRPWHGALLVTGTAFLLLTPGYSWYALLLIALVALDGRWEWLTVAAAGAAKYVTAQSGGDPDVIATTAHTVAACAVVTGCFLRRSRNPHGSDRQGRTKRTQESAQPLRRRGNPATRLKT; from the coding sequence GTGATCAACCCTCGCACTCTCGTCACCGGTCTGCTGCTGGCCACTCTCACCATCACGCTCGCCCTCACCGTCCGACACGACGGATACGTCACGGATTCCGTCGGCCTGGCCTGCTGGTACGGGGCCTGCTGGCTGCTGTTCGCGCTGGCGGTCCGGTTCCTGAGGAAGGTCTCCGTCCGCCACGCAGTGGCGATGGTTCTCGGCGGCTCCGTGATCATCGCTGCGACAGGGCTCATGGCTCCCCCACGTACCAGCAGCGACTCGTACCGCTACGCCTGGGACGGACGGGTGCAGGCTGCCGGGATCTCCCCCTACGACCACCCTCCCGCCTCCCCCGCCCTCGCCGAGTTGCGGGATCCCTGGCTCTTCCCGGCGGGCACGGATTGCGCAGGCCCGGAGCGCGCACGGATCCCCGGCCCCGTCGGCGAGATCCGATGTACTCGGCTCAACAGGCCACGCGTCCACACCATCTACCCACCGGTGGCCGAGGGCTATTTCGTACTGGTCCACGCGCTTTCCCCGGATGACTCCCGGCACAAGCCCCTGCAGATGGGAGGTGCGCTGCTGTCCGTGGGCGTGACCGGCGTGCTGCTGCTGGCGCTGCGCCGACGGGGCGATCCGCGCGATGCCGCGTACTGGGCCTGGTGCCCGGCAGTGCCCATCGAAGCGGTCAACAATGCCCACGCCGACGTCCTCGCTGTGCTTCTGGGTGTGGCCGGTCTCGCCGCCGTCGCGCGGCACCGCACGCTGGGCGGCGCCCTTCTCGGAGCCGCCACTGCCGCCAAGCTGCTGCCCGCGCTCCTGCTGCCGGGCGCGCTCTCCGGAGTGCGCAGATGGCGAGACGCCGCCGCAATCGTGATCCCTGCCGCCGCCGTTGTCGCACTGACGTATCTGCCGTATGTGCTTCTCTCGGAGGGCTCCGTCCTCGGCTATCTCGGCGGGTACGTCGAGGAGGAGGGTTACGAGGACTCGTCGGCCCGAAGCCGCTACGCCCTGCTACGGCTGGTGCTGCCCGGCAGTTGGGCGGTCCCGGCCGTCGCTGTCGTGATGTTGTGTGTCGTCGTGCACGTGCTGCTCCGCGGCGATCCCGGACGCCCGTGGCATGGCGCCCTCTTGGTCACCGGTACGGCCTTCCTCCTGCTGACACCCGGCTACTCCTGGTACGCGCTGCTGCTCATCGCACTCGTGGCCCTGGACGGCCGCTGGGAGTGGCTCACGGTAGCCGCGGCAGGCGCAGCCAAGTACGTCACCGCGCAGTCGGGCGGCGACCCGGACGTGATCGCCACGACCGCGCACACCGTCGCAGCCTGTGCGGTGGTCACGGGCTGCTTCCTCAGGCGTTCGCGAAATCCCCATGGCTCCGACCGACAGGGCCGCACCAAGCGGACGCAGGAGAGCGCGCAGCCGCTGCGCAGACGCGGGAACCCGGCAACTCGGTTGAAGACATGA
- a CDS encoding helix-turn-helix transcriptional regulator, with protein sequence MAKGAACMPPEFQGRLVDKIRSLQGEVLAPIGMTLSGLIPREILVLRLLSEGLDTTEIAGRLNYSERTVKHVFGGVTSRFRLRNRTQPVAFALRQGVL encoded by the coding sequence GTGGCGAAGGGTGCCGCCTGCATGCCGCCGGAGTTCCAAGGCCGGCTCGTTGACAAGATCCGTTCCCTCCAGGGCGAGGTGCTCGCCCCGATCGGCATGACCCTGTCCGGGCTGATCCCGCGGGAGATCCTTGTGCTACGGCTGCTGTCGGAGGGGCTCGACACCACGGAGATCGCCGGACGCCTCAACTACTCGGAACGCACCGTCAAGCACGTGTTCGGCGGAGTAACCAGCCGCTTCCGCCTGCGTAACCGCACCCAGCCCGTCGCCTTCGCCCTGCGCCAAGGCGTGCTGTAA
- a CDS encoding STAS domain-containing protein yields MQDFNVNVSRLPNRVVVALRGELDIDTCPHVTHAVAPLALHNSTLILDLSKVSFMDSSSLTMLLRLRQRSGAEGFLLELSGLPEQGRRVMELTGALPLFRMRSPELPAPRNVPEHHKA; encoded by the coding sequence ATGCAGGACTTCAATGTGAACGTCAGCCGCCTCCCCAACCGGGTGGTGGTCGCCCTCCGAGGCGAACTCGACATCGACACCTGCCCCCACGTCACCCATGCTGTCGCTCCCCTGGCACTGCACAACAGCACCCTCATCTTGGACCTGAGCAAGGTGTCGTTCATGGACTCCAGCAGCCTCACCATGCTGTTGCGCCTACGGCAGCGCTCCGGAGCCGAGGGCTTCCTGCTGGAACTGTCCGGCCTCCCGGAACAAGGCCGCAGGGTCATGGAACTGACCGGAGCCCTGCCGCTGTTCCGGATGCGGTCGCCCGAGCTCCCCGCACCGCGCAACGTCCCCGAGCACCACAAAGCCTGA
- a CDS encoding class I SAM-dependent methyltransferase: MVEHQDETRAAYDGVVELYASMFADRLETQPFSRNMIGTFAELVRGTGSPRAADVGCGPGHLTAMLHDLGLDAFGLDLSPAMVDHARRAHPALQFEEARMEALPVEDGKLGGVLAHYSMIHTPPGELPALLAEQARVLAPEGLLLASFFATDGPEPVRFDHKVTPAYSWPADRFAELLAQAGLVTFARLLHDPASERGFLDAHLLARKSEDTVEAIAQ, encoded by the coding sequence GTGGTGGAGCACCAGGACGAGACCAGGGCGGCCTACGACGGGGTCGTCGAGCTGTACGCGTCGATGTTCGCTGATCGGCTGGAGACGCAACCGTTCTCACGGAACATGATCGGCACTTTCGCCGAGCTGGTGCGCGGGACGGGGAGTCCGCGGGCGGCCGATGTCGGCTGCGGGCCCGGACATCTGACGGCCATGCTGCATGACCTGGGGCTGGATGCCTTCGGGCTCGACCTCTCTCCAGCCATGGTCGACCACGCCCGGCGGGCCCATCCAGCGCTGCAGTTCGAGGAGGCGCGAATGGAGGCCCTGCCAGTCGAGGACGGCAAGCTCGGCGGCGTGCTGGCCCACTACTCGATGATCCACACCCCTCCTGGGGAACTACCCGCGCTGCTCGCCGAGCAGGCGCGTGTCCTGGCGCCAGAGGGCCTGCTCCTGGCCTCGTTCTTCGCGACCGACGGGCCCGAGCCGGTCCGCTTCGACCACAAGGTGACACCCGCCTACAGCTGGCCGGCGGACCGGTTCGCCGAGCTCCTGGCCCAGGCCGGTCTCGTCACGTTCGCCCGGCTGCTCCACGACCCGGCCTCTGAGCGGGGCTTCCTCGACGCCCACTTGCTGGCCCGCAAGTCGGAGGACACCGTCGAGGCCATCGCACAATAG
- a CDS encoding ricin-type beta-trefoil lectin domain protein — MIRKAMSALIALLTAVGVSFLAAGPAQAVGNTKLWNMGNCATPEGNSTANGTVVTTWDCTGSSLQKWHWQGMFLVHDVSGKCLTPRGNASGTNGAVLTLWTCDFNSLSSPQRFDTDFDQYTDRIRTLNGSKCITNKGNSLANGTWLTLWTCNPEWNYAQVWQISL, encoded by the coding sequence ATGATTCGCAAGGCAATGTCGGCGCTGATAGCGCTCCTGACCGCGGTCGGGGTCAGCTTCCTCGCCGCCGGCCCGGCTCAGGCGGTCGGCAACACCAAGCTGTGGAACATGGGCAACTGCGCCACTCCGGAGGGCAACAGCACCGCCAACGGCACGGTCGTCACCACGTGGGACTGCACGGGCAGCAGCCTGCAGAAGTGGCATTGGCAGGGCATGTTCCTCGTCCACGACGTGAGCGGCAAGTGCCTGACTCCGCGCGGCAACGCCTCAGGCACCAACGGCGCCGTCCTCACTCTGTGGACCTGTGACTTCAACTCGCTTTCCAGCCCGCAGCGGTTCGATACCGACTTCGACCAGTACACCGACCGCATTCGGACGCTGAACGGGTCGAAGTGCATCACCAACAAGGGCAACTCGCTGGCCAACGGCACCTGGCTCACCCTGTGGACCTGCAACCCGGAGTGGAACTACGCACAGGTGTGGCAGATCTCCCTGTAG
- a CDS encoding cytochrome P450: MPDGAAPPPGCPAHGGRNGLQRLAEITDPAGTYENLRRQYGAVAPVLLHGDLPAWLVLGYRENLDVMRTPRLYARDSRHWSAFQEGRVPMDSPLVPMVGWQPMCAFVDGAEHARLRSAVVDSLDAISRHGMRRYVKYFTQQLVARFSESGRADLVSDFVERLPMLVVSRIIGMSPDKGPLLVEPTLDLIRGSDTAPASNRLVTRVLEDLVAYKANSPGEMDLATRILGHESALNHTEVVEHLRLILVAAHQNTVNLLTQTLRLMLTDSSFRGRLNGGYMTLPEALDQVMWDNPSLNVLPGRWALADHTLAGQQIKRGDMLLMGIAAAHIDPEQRPDLSVSMAGNRAHLALGSGPHACPGGDIGRAIADTGIEVLMELLPDIRLAVPNSEIRITSDWMTSRPAALPVEFTPRRSDSISPRRQHSQATRPLPATRESAEPPAIPSPRPPKRWRRLNSHSRPTA; the protein is encoded by the coding sequence ATGCCTGACGGGGCCGCGCCGCCTCCCGGCTGCCCGGCCCACGGCGGTCGGAACGGCCTACAGCGCCTCGCGGAGATCACCGACCCTGCGGGAACGTACGAGAACCTGCGTCGCCAGTACGGCGCGGTGGCGCCTGTGCTGCTGCATGGTGACCTCCCCGCCTGGCTGGTGCTCGGGTACCGCGAGAATCTCGACGTCATGCGGACCCCCAGGCTGTATGCCCGCGACTCCCGTCATTGGAGCGCGTTCCAAGAGGGCCGCGTGCCGATGGACTCTCCCCTCGTTCCCATGGTCGGCTGGCAGCCGATGTGCGCCTTCGTCGACGGTGCAGAGCACGCCCGACTGCGAAGCGCCGTGGTGGACAGCCTCGATGCGATCAGCCGACACGGTATGCGACGGTACGTCAAGTACTTCACCCAGCAGCTCGTCGCGCGCTTCTCGGAATCCGGAAGGGCAGACCTCGTCAGCGACTTCGTCGAACGCCTGCCCATGCTGGTCGTCAGCCGGATCATCGGCATGAGCCCGGACAAGGGTCCGCTGCTCGTCGAACCGACGCTCGACCTGATCCGGGGCAGCGACACCGCGCCGGCGAGCAACCGTCTCGTCACCCGGGTGCTTGAGGACTTGGTCGCGTACAAGGCCAACTCGCCCGGTGAAATGGACCTGGCCACCCGCATCCTCGGTCACGAGTCCGCGCTCAACCACACAGAGGTGGTCGAACATCTGCGGCTGATCCTCGTCGCCGCACATCAGAACACGGTGAACCTGCTCACCCAGACGCTGCGATTGATGCTGACCGACAGCAGCTTCCGCGGACGGCTCAACGGCGGCTACATGACGCTGCCGGAGGCACTCGACCAGGTGATGTGGGACAACCCCAGCCTCAATGTGCTCCCGGGCCGCTGGGCCTTGGCCGACCACACGCTTGCGGGGCAGCAGATCAAGAGGGGTGACATGCTCCTGATGGGCATCGCTGCAGCCCATATTGATCCTGAACAGCGCCCGGACCTTTCCGTTTCGATGGCCGGCAATCGCGCGCACCTGGCGCTGGGCAGCGGTCCTCATGCTTGCCCTGGTGGGGACATCGGCCGTGCGATCGCCGACACGGGCATCGAGGTGCTGATGGAGTTGCTGCCCGACATACGGCTGGCGGTGCCGAACTCCGAGATCCGCATCACGTCCGACTGGATGACCTCCCGGCCCGCCGCTCTTCCGGTCGAGTTCACTCCGCGGAGGTCTGACAGCATCTCACCTCGGCGGCAGCACTCTCAGGCGACCAGGCCTCTTCCCGCCACCAGAGAGAGCGCCGAACCCCCGGCCATCCCGTCGCCGCGCCCACCGAAGAGGTGGCGCAGGCTGAATTCGCACTCACGCCCGACAGCCTGA
- a CDS encoding protein-glutamine gamma-glutamyltransferase — translation MHKRSRILAVTTVGVLMCTAGLMPSVSQAADRGEREDRESYAEEHGLTADDIRHINALNELALNLGRVGKPSGPSLPSTVESLRAAAAAGGRVTPPAEPLDRMPEAYRAYGGRATTGISNYIRKWQQVYSQRDGQIRQMTEAQREQLSYGCVGVTWVNSGPYPTNRLAFASFDEDKYTNALENTIPRAGETRAEFEGRIAKESFDEGKGFKRARDVASVMNKALEDAHDEGTYLNNLKAELTRSNDALLNEDARSNFYAALRNTPSFKSRDGGNYDPSKMKAVIYSKHFWSGQDPQSSSDKRKYGDPNAFRPSTSTGLVDMSEDRNTSRSPGNPGESYVNFDYGWFGDQNEADPDKTVWTHANHYHSPNGGMGPMKVYESKFRSWSAGYADFDRGSYIITFIPKSWNTAPAKVTQGWP, via the coding sequence ATGCACAAACGCTCGAGGATTCTCGCTGTCACCACGGTGGGCGTATTGATGTGTACGGCTGGTCTCATGCCGTCTGTCAGCCAAGCCGCCGACAGGGGCGAGAGGGAGGACAGGGAGTCCTACGCCGAGGAACACGGTCTGACGGCAGATGACATCAGGCACATCAATGCTCTGAACGAGCTGGCACTGAATCTGGGGCGGGTCGGCAAGCCCTCAGGGCCGTCGCTGCCGAGTACCGTCGAATCTCTCAGGGCCGCGGCGGCGGCAGGCGGCAGGGTAACACCTCCCGCCGAGCCCCTCGACCGCATGCCCGAGGCCTACCGGGCCTACGGAGGCAGGGCGACCACGGGCATCAGCAACTACATACGCAAGTGGCAGCAGGTCTACAGCCAACGCGACGGCCAGATTCGGCAGATGACCGAAGCGCAGCGAGAGCAGCTGTCCTACGGTTGTGTGGGTGTCACCTGGGTCAACTCAGGGCCCTACCCGACGAACAGACTGGCGTTCGCCTCCTTCGACGAGGACAAGTACACGAACGCTCTGGAGAACACGATTCCCAGGGCAGGCGAGACGCGGGCTGAGTTCGAAGGGCGCATCGCCAAGGAGAGTTTCGACGAAGGCAAGGGCTTCAAGCGAGCTCGCGATGTGGCGTCCGTCATGAACAAGGCCCTTGAGGACGCCCACGACGAGGGGACGTACCTCAACAACCTCAAGGCGGAACTCACAAGGAGCAATGACGCGCTGCTCAACGAGGACGCCCGATCGAACTTCTACGCGGCTCTCAGGAATACGCCTTCCTTCAAGAGCAGGGATGGGGGAAATTACGACCCGTCCAAGATGAAGGCGGTCATCTACTCCAAGCACTTCTGGAGCGGACAGGATCCGCAAAGCTCCTCCGACAAGAGGAAGTACGGCGACCCGAACGCTTTCCGCCCCAGCACGAGCACCGGCCTGGTCGACATGTCGGAGGACAGGAACACCTCTCGCAGCCCCGGCAACCCCGGTGAAAGCTATGTCAACTTCGACTACGGATGGTTCGGCGACCAGAACGAAGCAGATCCCGACAAGACCGTGTGGACCCACGCCAACCACTATCACTCGCCGAACGGCGGCATGGGCCCCATGAAGGTGTACGAGAGCAAGTTCCGCAGCTGGTCCGCCGGATACGCGGACTTCGACCGCGGATCCTACATCATCACCTTCATACCCAAGAGCTGGAACACCGCACCCGCCAAGGTGACGCAGGGCTGGCCGTAA
- a CDS encoding amidohydrolase, with amino-acid sequence MTHATAGATSPGTTILPPGTLRPALELYIDLHSHPELSGTEQRTAGTFAAALSRHGYAVTRDVGGHGVVGVLRNGPGPTVLLRAELDALPVTEGTGLPYASTVPGVMHACGHDLHLAAVAGAAGELTRLSDRWRGTVLIVGQPAEETLTGARAMLDDGLYDRFGLPDLALSQHAAPIPAGTVAHAAPGAPLLSGSVTLDVVIHGRGGHAGTPHLTADPVLAAAAAVVRLQSVVAQQTHPAEQAVLTVSVLRAGDRANVTPDRAELTLCIRAFTDEVLTRLSAVAQRVIRAECEASACPRDPEFTIAARSRSLIPDHSVTTALRRVHENLLGAQRVVRTPATTATEDFSCFGEDGVPLAYWLLGVTGAGAWRAARAGGYPVPPNHAPGFAPDVRTALPVGIAALRDAALHYLDKAVT; translated from the coding sequence GTGACCCACGCAACCGCAGGAGCGACGTCGCCCGGCACCACCATCCTGCCTCCCGGGACCCTGCGTCCCGCTCTGGAGCTCTACATCGACCTGCACTCCCATCCCGAGCTGTCCGGCACCGAGCAGCGCACTGCCGGCACCTTCGCGGCCGCACTGTCCCGGCACGGCTACGCGGTGACCCGGGACGTGGGGGGCCATGGCGTCGTGGGCGTCCTGCGCAACGGCCCCGGTCCGACCGTTCTCCTCCGCGCGGAACTGGATGCCCTGCCGGTGACCGAGGGGACCGGTCTGCCCTACGCGAGCACGGTCCCCGGCGTCATGCACGCCTGCGGCCACGACCTGCACCTGGCAGCCGTCGCGGGGGCGGCCGGAGAGCTGACCAGGCTGTCGGACCGCTGGCGAGGGACCGTGCTGATCGTCGGCCAACCTGCCGAGGAGACCCTGACCGGCGCCCGGGCGATGCTCGACGACGGCCTGTACGACCGCTTCGGCCTCCCTGACCTGGCGCTTTCCCAGCACGCTGCCCCGATCCCCGCGGGCACGGTCGCCCATGCAGCCCCCGGTGCCCCACTCCTGTCGGGCAGTGTCACGCTCGATGTGGTGATCCACGGCCGGGGCGGCCACGCGGGCACACCGCACCTCACGGCCGATCCGGTCCTGGCGGCGGCGGCAGCGGTCGTCCGCCTGCAGTCGGTCGTGGCGCAGCAGACACACCCCGCGGAGCAGGCGGTCCTGACCGTGAGCGTTCTCAGAGCGGGTGACCGTGCCAACGTTACTCCCGACAGGGCGGAACTCACGCTGTGTATAAGGGCGTTCACTGACGAAGTCCTCACCAGGCTGAGCGCGGTGGCACAACGCGTCATCCGCGCCGAGTGCGAGGCCTCCGCCTGCCCCCGTGACCCCGAGTTCACGATCGCCGCACGCTCGCGTTCCCTGATCCCCGACCACTCCGTGACGACCGCGCTGCGCCGGGTGCACGAGAATCTGCTCGGCGCGCAACGCGTGGTCCGCACCCCGGCCACTACGGCCACCGAGGACTTCTCCTGCTTCGGCGAGGACGGCGTCCCCCTGGCGTACTGGCTGCTCGGTGTCACCGGTGCCGGTGCGTGGCGGGCCGCCCGCGCGGGGGGTTATCCGGTACCGCCCAACCATGCGCCGGGCTTCGCCCCTGACGTACGAACGGCCCTCCCGGTCGGTATCGCGGCTCTCAGGGACGCTGCACTTCACTACCTGGACAAGGCGGTCACATGA